The Pleuronectes platessa chromosome 13, fPlePla1.1, whole genome shotgun sequence genome includes a window with the following:
- the LOC128454681 gene encoding zinc finger protein 510 produces the protein MYEPQLQHGPRATQNPLSESPGCSYVLNTSELSVSGSGSSSFTFNASETSPSAAELQQPAAFIDNQQRAPLATDEPQQPVRTEVTERRAASLRRDRWRHQGRVSRAAIQGGEDGGGNSFVCNCCGKTLACLKNLKIHMRVHTGEKPFVCSLCGKRFSDSSNLKRHQSVHTGEKRYGCVHCGKRFAQSGSLKVHMTVHTDCKQFKCWYCGKTFISGGHLRRHITVHAGDKRGPPT, from the coding sequence ATGTACGAGCCACAGCTCCAACATGGCCCCCGCGCTACCCAGAATCCCCTGAGTGAGAGTCCCGGCTGCTCGTACGTACTGAACACCAGTGAGCTGAGTGTCTCCGGTtccggcagcagcagctttactTTCAACGCCAGTGAGACGAGCCCGTCTGCAGCAGAGCTCCAGCAGCCCGCAGCGTTCATAgacaaccagcagagggcgccaCTAGCCACCGACGAGCCTCAACAGCCAGTGAGAACAGAGGTGACGGAGAGACGGGCTGCTTCCCTCAGGAGGGACAGGTGGAGACATCAGGGCCGGGTCAGCAGGGCTGCCATCCAGGGTGGAGAGGACGGCGGGGGGAATTCGTTTGTGTGTAACTGCTGCGGTAAAACTCTGGCCTGCCTGAAGAACCTAAAGATCCACATGAGGGTCCACACGGGCGAGAAGCCTTTTGTCTGCTCGCTCTGCGGCAAGCGCTTCTCCGACTCCAGCAACTTGAAACGCCACCAGAGCGTCCACACCGGAGAGAAGCGCTACGGCTGCGTCCACTGCGGCAAACGCTTCGCCCAGTCGGGCTCCCTGAAGGTCCACATGACCGTCCACACCGACTGTAAACAGTTCAAGTGCTGGTACTGTGGCAAGACGTTTATATCAGGCGGCCACCTGCGACGACACATCACTGTCCATGCAGGAGACAAACGAGGGCCGCCCACATAA
- the LOC128454459 gene encoding myoneurin — translation MAALTTAAVAEICELVDEGYAELQLEIRRSHRENEDLKQKLHLIESIVLRGGAGGGKAPEPELQAAAELSPEAGTPPRPDGGAAGLQREELPEVVLIKDEDSDSDDTFEEDNKPMAVAISTPVGRSVKRRWPGHEDTERQSSSEQLTLKTSNLTAGAPKTGVVVYSLDSPRSEPGCSGQFVGEEVKADSSHMDPDVHLLHQERSMISPTSNRQTYFGSSSLIESPTNRAEMDLSLTWSKHSKGQMPFPQFQQNENVDGDGFGLKLISVSGSTSTDCQLSESSNSAFEYEDADMMNFTLYRDPSGPSQAGQPSSDCSGKRFICSICSKTYATSQNLEVHMRIHTGVRPFICSQCGKRFTQSAHLKSHLSVHSGERPYACTFCSRSFIVKYSLKLHMKKCHPAAQGNECDL, via the exons ATGGCCGCGCTCACCACGGCTGCGGTGGCGGAGATCTGCGAGCTGGTGGACGAGGGCTACgcggagctgcagctggagatcCGCCGCAGCCACCGGGAGAACGAGGACCTGAAGCAGAAGCTGCACCTCATCGAGTCCATCGTGCTCCGGGGCGGCGCTGGCGGGGGGAAGGCGCCGGAGCCGGAGCTCCAAGCGGCCGCGGAGTTGTCCCCTGAGGCGGGGACACCTCCGCGGCCGGACGGAGGAGCCGCGGGGCTTCAGCGGGAGGAG CTTCCAGAGGTGGTGCTGATCAAAGACGAAGACTCGGACAGTGACGACACCTTTGAGGAAG ATAACAAACCGATGGCTGTGGCCATTTCAACTCCAGTGGGCCGAAGCGTGAAGAGACGCTGGCCGGGACACGAAGACACGGAGAGGCAGTCGTCCTCCGAGCAGCTCACCCTGAAAACCTCCAACCTGACCGCGGGGGCGCCGAAGACGGGCGTGGTGGTCTACTCTCTGGACTCCCCCCGCAGCGAGCCGGGCTGCTCCGGGCAGTTTGTCGGCGAGGAGGTGAAGGCTGACTCCTCCCACATGGACCCAGACGTCCACCTGCTCCACCAGGAGCGCTCGATGATTTCTCCGACCTCAAACCGACAGACTTATTTTGGGAGCAGCTCTCTGATCGAGTCTCCGACCAACAGAGCGGAAATGGATCTCAGTCTCACGTGGTCCAAACACTCAAAGGGTCAGATGCCGTTTCCTCAGTTTCAGCAGAATGAAAACGTGGACGGTGACGGTTTCGGGCTGAAGCTGATCAGCGTTTCGGGATCGACCTCCACCGACTGCCAACTCTCTGAGAGCAGCAACTCTGCGTTTGAGTACGAGGACGCTGACATGATGAACTTCACCCTCTACAGGGACCCGTCAGGTCCGTCCCAGGCCGGGCAGCCGAGCAGCGACTGCTCAGGGAAGCGCTTCATCTGCTCCATCTGCAGCAAGACGTACGCCACGTCCCAGAACCTAGAAGTCCACATGCGCATCCACACGGGAGTGAGGCCCTTCATCTGCTCTCAGTGCGGCAAGAGGTTCACCCAGTCGGCTCACCTGAAGTCGCACCTGAGCGTGCACTCCGGAGAGCGGCCGTACGCGTGCACCTTCTGCTCCCGGAGCTTCATCGTCAAGTACAGCCTCAAGTTACACATGAAGAAATGTCACCCAGCCGCCCAAGGGAATGAGTGTGATCTGTAA
- the si:dkey-7l6.3 gene encoding zinc finger protein 467 — translation MTFLDQSVCSSVVSSAQDPSAAAEDTSDQEVVLIKEEAVKTDVDDDDEGEEELLNKGGPEEQPSAADDSDQGPSGMMISTSDMRFWDQTSNGTSEPPVDHRDSLSAPGSPGPAEVADSSSSDVVVFDLASESDCDALSSASLRKPFLLGAGESPASLPGTSELKRGVSLISSLPYDTKLDLCSSWPGQGLPSMVPVPHRPYLKADHRPTLMDKVCDLNAAGFPLTLGLGSSRLDPLDLNRYCRDRRFICSYCGKCFTSSRSLETHVRVHTGERPYSCAQCGKRFTQSGHLKTHQSVHTGERPFACEDCGKRFAGKQNLRIHQQKHHPTEQGGAAAQHPAVIR, via the exons atgACATTTCTTGACCAATCTGTTTGTTCGTCTGTCGTCTCCTCGGCTCAGGATccgtctgcagcagctgaggacACAAGCGATCAGGAAGTGGTTCTGATAAAGGAGGAAGCGGTGAAAACAGACGTGGACGACGAtgatgagggagaagaggagctgcTCAACAAGGGCG ggcCCGAGGAGCAGCCCTCAGCAGCAGATGACAGTGACCAGGGACCCTCTGGGATGATGATCTCCACCTCAGACATGAGGTTCTGGGATCAGACCAGTAACGGAACGTCAGAACCACCAGTGGACCACAGAGATTCCCTCAGTGCGCCAGGCTCCCCGGGTCCCGCGGAGGTCGCTGACAGCAGCTCATCGGACGTGGTGGTGTTTGACCTGGCATCAGAGTCGGACTGTGACGCTCTGTCCTCGGCCTCGTTGAGGAAGCCCTTCTTGCTCGGGGCGGGGGAAAGTCCTGCCTCGCTGCCTGGGACCTCTGAGCTGAAGCGGGGCGTGTCTCTGATCAGCTCCCTCCCCTACGACACCAAGCTGGACCTCTGCTCCTCATGGCCTGGGCAGGGCCTCCCCAGCATGGTGCCTGTCCCACACCGGCCGTATCTCAAAGCGGACCACCGTCCGACACTCATGGACAAAGTGTGTGACTTGAACGCTGCAGGCTTCCCCTTGACACTGGGCCTAGGCAGCTCCAGACTGGACCCTCTGGACCTGAACAGGTACTGCAGGGACAGACGCTTCATCTGCAGCTACTGCGGGAAGTGCTTCACGTCCTCACGGAGCCTGGAGACACATGTCCGCGTCCACACGGGCGAGCGGCCGTACAGCTGTGCTCAGTGCGGGAAGCGCTTCACGCAGTCGGGTCACCTGAAGACGCACCAGAGCGTCCACACCGGAGAGCGGCCGTTCGCCTGTGAGGATTGTGGGAAAAGATTCGCCGGGAAGCAGAACCTCAGGATCCATCAGCAGAAACACCACCCGACCGAGCAGGGAGGGGCCGCCGCTCAACATCCTGCTGTGATCCGCTGA